One genomic segment of Mytilus trossulus isolate FHL-02 chromosome 4, PNRI_Mtr1.1.1.hap1, whole genome shotgun sequence includes these proteins:
- the LOC134715203 gene encoding alpha/beta hydrolase domain-containing protein 17B-like: MNSLSLSELCCLFCCPPCPSRIAAKLAFLPPEPTYSLVPDETGSKFSLHLTEKAEWQYSQRELDCIEVFYTRTTKGNRIACMFAKCSPNAKYTLLFSHGNAVDLGQMSSFYIGLGSRINCNIFSYDYSGYGGSSGKPSEKNLYADVDAAWNALRTRFGINPQNVVLYGQSIGTVPTIDLASRYEVGAAVLHSPLTSGMRVAFPDTKRTWFFDAFPSIEKVPKITSPVLVIHGTEDEVIDFSHGLQIHERCPRAVEPLWVEGAGHNDVELYGQYLDRLKQFINSELALN; the protein is encoded by the exons ATGAATAGTCTGTCATTAAGCGAACTGTGCTGTTTGTTCTGCTGTCCACCATGTCCCTCACGAATCGCAGCTAAACTGGCTTTTTTGCCTCCTGAACCAACATATTCATTAGTTCCTGATGAAACAGGCTCAAAATTCAGTCTACACTTAACAGAAAAAGCTGAGTGGCAATATTCACAGCGTGAATTAGACTGTATAGAAGTGTTCTACACTAGAACCACAAAAGGAAACCGTATTGCTTGTATGTTTGCTAAATGCTCACCAAATGCTAAGTACACATTATTATTCAGTCATGGTAATGCAGTAGATTTGGGACAGATGAGCAGCTTTTACATAGGACTTGGTTCTCGCATAAACTGTAATATATTTAGTTATGATTATTCTGGTTATGGTGGAAGTTCTGGGAAACCATCAGAGAAAAACCTGTATGCTGATGTTGATGCAGCGTGGAATGCTTTAAGAACCAGATTTGGCATTAACCCCCAGAATGTTGTTTTATATGGACAAAGTATAGGCACTGTACCAACAATAGATTTGGCATCCCGATATGAAGTTGGTGCAGCTGTTCTTCATTCACCACTGACGTCAGGAATGAGAGTTGCATTTCCTGATACGAAAAGAACTTGGTTTTTTGATGCATTTCCAAG TATAGAAAAAGTTCCAAAGATAACCTCTCCAGTGCTTGTGATTCATGGAACAGAAGATGAGGTCATAGATTTCTCACATGGTTTACAAATACATGAACGATGTCCACGAGCTGTTGAACCATTGTGGGTGGAAGGAGCTGGACACAATGATGTTGAGCTGTATGGACAGTATCTAGATCGACTGAAACAGTTTATTAATTCAGAATTAGCACTTAACTGA